A stretch of Rhizobium sp. BT03 DNA encodes these proteins:
- a CDS encoding LacI family DNA-binding transcriptional regulator translates to MNKNKDVVGEDQSGALMADVARLAGVAISTVSRALANPGRVNEKTRAKINAAAKQLGYTPNAMARGLRVGKSNIIMIILPGSLYYGVSQIIPQVLQSINKSLIQGGYNLMIANLDRDEISERHILDLAFGGSVRGAIILSSKLPEVDGRSLSNSGLPIVSMLLDMSDAGLQSVITNDREAVRDVTAELIRLGHRRFFYLAGPEGNYHDVERYGGVLEALEAAGLSKEAVHRSGGRLDYQHGFDIGVQAADDFAELAEKPTAVIATSDDMAISFLSRIQRAGLSIPDDLSVVSFDGSPVCEFSSPPLSTIEQPVEEMGRAAVELLLDAIGQRQNADSVRTIVRSKLILRESIAPPKT, encoded by the coding sequence GTGAATAAAAACAAGGATGTGGTCGGCGAGGATCAATCGGGCGCGTTGATGGCCGATGTCGCACGGCTGGCCGGCGTTGCGATATCGACGGTCAGCCGTGCGCTCGCCAATCCCGGGCGCGTCAACGAGAAGACCCGTGCCAAGATCAACGCGGCGGCCAAGCAGCTCGGCTATACGCCCAATGCAATGGCGCGGGGCCTCAGGGTCGGCAAATCCAACATCATCATGATCATCCTGCCCGGATCACTCTATTACGGCGTCTCGCAGATCATTCCTCAGGTCCTGCAGAGCATCAACAAATCGCTGATCCAGGGCGGCTACAACCTGATGATCGCCAACCTCGACCGCGACGAGATTTCCGAGCGGCACATTCTCGACCTCGCTTTCGGCGGCAGCGTGCGAGGAGCCATCATCCTGTCGTCAAAGCTTCCGGAGGTCGATGGGCGCTCGCTGTCAAATTCCGGCCTGCCGATCGTTTCGATGCTGCTCGACATGAGCGATGCGGGCCTGCAAAGCGTCATCACCAACGACCGCGAGGCTGTGCGCGACGTCACCGCCGAGCTGATCCGCTTGGGCCATCGGCGGTTCTTCTACCTTGCGGGACCGGAAGGCAATTATCATGACGTCGAACGCTATGGCGGCGTGCTCGAAGCGCTTGAGGCAGCCGGCCTGTCGAAGGAAGCAGTGCATCGCTCGGGCGGCCGTCTCGATTATCAACACGGTTTCGATATCGGCGTGCAGGCGGCAGACGATTTCGCAGAGCTGGCCGAGAAACCAACGGCGGTCATCGCCACCAGCGATGACATGGCCATTTCATTCCTCAGCCGCATCCAGCGCGCCGGCTTGAGCATTCCCGACGATCTGTCCGTCGTTTCCTTCGACGGTTCCCCGGTCTGCGAATTCTCCTCGCCACCGCTCTCGACGATCGAACAGCCGGTGGAAGAGATGGGACGCGCGGCGGTGGAACTCTTGCTCGACGCCATTGGCCAGAGGCAAAACGCGGACTCCGTGCGCACCATCGTCCGCAGCAAGCTCATCCTGCGGGAGAGCATCGCCCCTCCGAAGACTTGA
- a CDS encoding acetyl-CoA carboxylase biotin carboxyl carrier protein subunit, with protein sequence MDLSKIKTLIDFVGRSNITELSVTEKDVTVRIFRTSPAEAAIAEPSPKPQAAISPVADAPSRPEQTSHAVKAPVFGVLHRAPAPGEPPFVAVGDAVEEGQTLFIIEAMKVFNTIAAPRSGRITHLTDIDNGEVETGDLLAEIA encoded by the coding sequence ATGGACCTCTCGAAGATCAAGACGCTGATCGACTTTGTCGGACGATCGAATATTACCGAGCTGAGCGTGACGGAAAAGGACGTGACGGTTCGGATTTTCCGCACGTCGCCGGCAGAGGCCGCTATTGCCGAGCCCTCACCAAAGCCGCAAGCGGCGATCAGTCCTGTCGCCGATGCGCCTTCGAGGCCTGAGCAAACCTCCCATGCGGTGAAAGCGCCCGTCTTCGGCGTGCTGCATCGGGCACCGGCGCCCGGCGAGCCGCCGTTCGTCGCGGTCGGTGACGCGGTGGAGGAGGGGCAGACCCTTTTCATCATCGAGGCGATGAAGGTCTTCAACACGATCGCCGCGCCGCGGTCCGGGCGCATCACGCATCTCACCGATATCGACAATGGCGAGGTCGAGACCGGCGACCTCTTGGCGGAGATCGCCTGA
- a CDS encoding CopG family ribbon-helix-helix protein: protein MASPTSLKLDDELKGRVQQLAEARRRSSHWIMREAIAQYVEREEKRETLRQETLDAWKEFEATGLHVTGVEVEKWLSTWGTDDESSAPECRK, encoded by the coding sequence ATGGCATCGCCGACCTCGCTCAAGCTCGATGATGAGCTGAAGGGCCGCGTCCAACAACTGGCCGAGGCTCGCCGCCGTTCGTCCCACTGGATCATGCGTGAAGCTATTGCGCAATATGTCGAGCGCGAGGAGAAGCGCGAGACGCTGCGGCAGGAGACGCTTGACGCCTGGAAGGAATTTGAAGCGACGGGACTGCACGTCACCGGCGTCGAGGTCGAAAAGTGGCTTTCGACCTGGGGAACTGACGACGAGTCGTCCGCCCCCGAATGCCGCAAGTAA
- a CDS encoding carbohydrate ABC transporter permease, which yields MAGLHPNGPKPARLTAGRIGLYAFLVVAALFFLLPLYTMVVTSLKSMDEIRLGQIFALPAKLDFSAWVTAWSGACMGTVCVGIRSGFWNSVAISLPAVVLSVFIGAVNGYALSLWRPRGANLLFGLLMAGGLIPYQIFLYPMVRAMANIELYNSLAGIILVHVIFGLPLVTLLFRNYFVSVPEELCKAARVDGAGFWRIFFEIMLPIAVPMVVVVSMLQFTGIWNDFLLGLVFAGRDNLPMTVQLNNIVNTTMGERTYNVNMAATILTAIVPLAIYFLSGRWFVRGIAAGAVKG from the coding sequence ATGGCCGGTCTTCATCCAAACGGCCCGAAGCCGGCCCGCCTCACCGCCGGGCGCATCGGCCTCTATGCCTTTCTCGTCGTTGCCGCGCTCTTCTTCCTGCTTCCGCTCTACACCATGGTCGTCACCTCGCTGAAATCGATGGACGAAATCCGCTTGGGGCAGATCTTCGCTCTGCCGGCCAAGCTCGATTTCTCCGCCTGGGTTACTGCGTGGTCGGGCGCCTGCATGGGAACCGTCTGCGTCGGCATTCGCAGCGGCTTCTGGAATTCGGTGGCAATCAGCCTTCCCGCGGTCGTGCTCTCGGTCTTCATCGGCGCCGTCAACGGCTATGCGCTGTCGCTCTGGCGGCCGCGCGGGGCAAACCTCCTCTTCGGCCTGCTGATGGCCGGCGGCCTCATCCCCTACCAGATCTTCCTCTATCCGATGGTCCGGGCGATGGCGAATATCGAGCTCTACAATTCGCTTGCCGGCATCATTCTCGTCCATGTCATCTTCGGCCTGCCGCTGGTGACGCTGCTCTTCCGAAACTATTTCGTCAGCGTGCCGGAGGAGCTCTGCAAGGCGGCGCGCGTCGATGGCGCCGGCTTCTGGCGCATCTTTTTCGAGATCATGCTGCCGATCGCCGTGCCGATGGTCGTCGTGGTCTCCATGCTGCAATTCACCGGCATCTGGAACGATTTCCTGCTCGGCCTCGTCTTTGCCGGGCGCGACAATCTGCCGATGACCGTCCAACTCAACAATATCGTCAACACCACGATGGGCGAGCGCACCTACAATGTGAACATGGCGGCGACAATCCTGACCGCCATCGTTCCGCTTGCCATTTATTTCCTGTCCGGCCGCTGGTTCGTGCGCGGCATCGCCGCCGGCGCAGTCAAGGGGTAA
- the ppk2 gene encoding polyphosphate kinase 2: MSQSHQDQLNRIKAEIADSFDEELEMQMEEDRLDDLVAEGMSEPAEQTLERKIYFRELFRLQHELVRLQDWVQHKKLKVVVLFEGRDSAGKGGAIKRVTQRLNPRVCRTVALPAPTERERHQWYFQRYVPHLPTAGEIVLFDRSWYNRAGVERVMGFCTPDELEEFFRSVPEFERMLVRSGIVLIKYWFSITDEEQEFRFKMRIHDPLKQWKLSPMDMESRVHWEEYTKAKEEMLARTHSKDAPWWVVQAVDKKRARLNCIAHLLEQIPYEDVPKPDIELPDRIRHADYNRAPVPPEMHVPERY, encoded by the coding sequence ATGTCGCAATCACATCAGGACCAGCTTAACCGGATAAAGGCCGAAATCGCCGACAGCTTCGATGAGGAGTTGGAAATGCAGATGGAGGAGGACCGGCTGGACGATCTGGTCGCCGAGGGAATGTCGGAACCGGCCGAGCAGACGCTCGAGCGAAAGATCTATTTCCGGGAACTCTTCCGGTTGCAGCACGAACTGGTGCGACTGCAGGATTGGGTTCAGCACAAGAAGCTGAAGGTGGTGGTGCTTTTCGAAGGCCGCGATTCGGCCGGCAAGGGCGGCGCGATCAAGCGCGTCACCCAGAGGCTCAACCCGCGCGTCTGCCGGACCGTCGCTCTGCCCGCCCCGACCGAGCGGGAGCGCCATCAATGGTATTTCCAGCGCTATGTCCCGCACCTTCCCACAGCCGGCGAAATCGTGCTCTTCGACCGAAGCTGGTACAATCGCGCCGGTGTCGAGCGGGTGATGGGGTTCTGCACTCCTGATGAACTCGAGGAGTTTTTCCGCTCGGTGCCTGAATTCGAACGCATGCTGGTCCGTTCCGGAATCGTGCTGATCAAATATTGGTTTTCGATCACCGATGAGGAGCAGGAATTCCGCTTCAAGATGCGTATTCACGATCCGCTGAAGCAGTGGAAGCTTTCACCGATGGATATGGAAAGCCGTGTCCATTGGGAGGAATATACCAAGGCCAAGGAAGAAATGCTGGCGCGTACGCACAGCAAGGATGCACCCTGGTGGGTGGTCCAGGCCGTCGACAAGAAACGGGCGCGTTTGAACTGCATCGCCCATCTTCTTGAGCAGATCCCTTATGAGGATGTTCCAAAACCCGACATCGAGCTGCCGGATCGCATCCGCCATGCCGACTACAACAGGGCGCCGGTTCCGCCCGAAATGCACGTGCCGGAGCGCTATTGA
- a CDS encoding carbohydrate ABC transporter permease, with protein sequence MPIKRKPNLAATIALLPTWFAAVAVFIGTMAWSIRLSFTNSTLFPSSTYVGFAQYSKLFSSAKWLASLQNVLIFGILYVAGCLLLGFLLAAALDRKIRFESAFRTIFLYPYAMSFVVTGLIWQWMLNPTLGIQASVRSLGWESFVLDWVVNRDMAIYALVLAGVWQGAGLVMVIALAGMRGIEAEQWKAARIDGIPVWRIYVSIILPQLGPALAAAGMLLAMGVIKTYDIVVAMTNGGPGNATEVPAKFIMDNLFGRQNLGLATAGATVLVLGVVIAVAPFRYAMHMRARAKGAA encoded by the coding sequence ATGCCCATCAAACGCAAACCCAATCTTGCCGCCACCATCGCCCTGCTGCCGACTTGGTTCGCCGCGGTCGCGGTCTTCATTGGCACCATGGCCTGGTCGATCCGCCTGTCCTTCACCAACTCGACGCTTTTTCCATCCTCGACCTATGTCGGATTTGCCCAGTATTCGAAGCTGTTCTCTTCCGCCAAGTGGCTGGCATCGCTGCAGAACGTGTTGATCTTCGGCATTCTTTACGTCGCAGGCTGCCTGCTGCTCGGCTTCCTGCTGGCCGCCGCACTCGATCGTAAGATCCGCTTCGAAAGCGCCTTCAGGACCATCTTCCTCTATCCCTACGCCATGTCATTCGTGGTGACCGGGCTGATCTGGCAATGGATGCTCAATCCGACGCTCGGCATTCAGGCGAGCGTGCGTTCGCTCGGCTGGGAAAGCTTCGTCCTCGACTGGGTCGTCAATCGCGACATGGCGATCTATGCGCTGGTGCTTGCCGGCGTCTGGCAGGGCGCAGGGCTGGTCATGGTCATTGCGCTTGCCGGCATGCGCGGCATCGAAGCCGAGCAATGGAAGGCGGCGCGCATCGACGGCATCCCCGTCTGGCGGATCTATGTCTCGATCATCCTGCCACAGCTCGGGCCGGCGCTGGCGGCTGCCGGCATGCTGCTCGCCATGGGCGTGATCAAGACCTACGACATCGTCGTCGCCATGACGAATGGCGGCCCTGGCAATGCGACGGAGGTGCCGGCGAAATTCATCATGGACAATCTGTTCGGGCGCCAGAACCTCGGCCTTGCCACGGCGGGCGCGACGGTGCTCGTCCTCGGCGTGGTCATCGCGGTCGCGCCGTTCCGCTATGCGATGCACATGCGCGCCAGAGCGAAGGGAGCCGCGTGA
- a CDS encoding sugar phosphate isomerase/epimerase yields MATGGRLRFGVDLVTFFDPGFWGVDSYDAIVAYARAEPRAFWDKILDSVQASGVTGVELTFSPFNWQDAIKTYGSVDAFAAELAKRALTLCSGFFAELEAAGDFAEPEAQRALIDKAERYADFLKACGSDIMVIGAPLRQTLGAQPVQFYDFDRAKVIADFLNRLGATLYARGVRLALHTEAHSIFAAARDVDLMMLLTDPAYVHMCPDTAHIIVAGSDPVQLVDRHHERMIIAHWKDAIGPMPADTPIDKHIHERHQPYFCGFGLGRVDWPAWIRLLRDRAYEGWAILELDAAPDPVRDIANGLTLVRQALLPIYR; encoded by the coding sequence ATGGCTACTGGCGGCAGGTTACGTTTCGGCGTCGATCTCGTGACGTTCTTTGATCCGGGCTTCTGGGGCGTCGACAGCTATGATGCGATCGTCGCCTATGCGCGCGCCGAACCGCGCGCCTTCTGGGACAAGATCCTCGACAGCGTCCAGGCCTCCGGCGTCACCGGCGTCGAGCTGACCTTCTCTCCCTTCAACTGGCAGGATGCGATCAAGACCTATGGTTCCGTCGATGCTTTCGCCGCCGAATTGGCAAAACGCGCTCTGACGCTCTGCAGCGGCTTCTTCGCGGAACTGGAGGCGGCCGGCGACTTTGCCGAGCCCGAGGCCCAGCGCGCGCTGATCGATAAGGCGGAACGTTATGCCGATTTTCTGAAAGCCTGCGGCAGCGACATCATGGTGATCGGCGCGCCCTTGCGTCAGACACTCGGCGCCCAGCCGGTGCAATTTTACGATTTCGACCGCGCCAAGGTGATCGCCGATTTTCTGAACCGGCTCGGCGCGACCCTTTACGCCAGGGGCGTGCGACTGGCGCTGCACACCGAAGCGCATTCGATCTTTGCCGCCGCGCGCGACGTCGACCTGATGATGCTGCTGACCGACCCTGCCTATGTGCATATGTGTCCGGATACGGCCCATATTATCGTTGCCGGCTCCGACCCCGTGCAACTCGTCGATCGCCATCACGAGCGGATGATTATCGCCCATTGGAAGGATGCGATCGGTCCGATGCCGGCCGATACTCCGATCGACAAGCACATTCACGAACGCCATCAGCCCTATTTCTGTGGTTTCGGCCTCGGGCGGGTCGACTGGCCTGCCTGGATCCGGCTGCTGCGCGACCGGGCCTATGAAGGCTGGGCGATCCTCGAACTCGATGCCGCGCCGGATCCCGTCCGCGACATCGCCAACGGGCTGACGCTCGTCCGTCAGGCGCTCCTGCCGATCTATCGCTGA
- a CDS encoding GMC oxidoreductase — translation MSEIVYDALVIGSGAAGSFAVKELTAQGLSVLLLEAGPAVGLADFDPARKKAPASSINIWERARATIKGQPIQARAAFFTERFSHFFVNDRKNPYTTPKGEPFLWIRGRQGGGRLHSFGRVLLRWTDDDFKIRSRTGKGVDWPVSYDALTPFYDEAEAYLGLYGNKDDVATLPDGVYAKPASLTPAEQIFKQAVESRWPERYVVSWRYIAPDAERMPRPLRDAKATGRLTVRYDAVVRRITTDEKTGRATGAEFIDRNTGEVSTARAATVVLSASPIESVRLLLNSASARHPDGLGNSSGVLGRYFMDQLPCLAFGSFSKAKGWAPDESAPTDPFYNPSGGIFIPRFGEGDAARGDFDYQGSVGRAPVSGDADARLAFFGFGRMLPYADNRITLDVRRKDAWNIPVPHIRCAMQAEEQALLRRQEETLIAMIRDVGGELEFIGSPTGLKEMGKGAFPDADAFSRFMFRTWFRKTMCMGAAIHETGGARMGESPEASVLNPYNQVWDAPNLVVTDASAFPGSGIAGTTLTVMALTIRACRNLVDRYRAGQL, via the coding sequence ATGTCTGAGATCGTCTATGATGCGCTGGTGATCGGCTCCGGCGCGGCGGGCTCCTTCGCGGTCAAAGAGCTGACGGCCCAGGGGCTGTCTGTCCTGCTGCTCGAAGCTGGTCCGGCGGTGGGGCTCGCGGATTTCGACCCGGCGCGCAAGAAGGCGCCCGCCAGCAGCATCAATATCTGGGAGCGTGCCCGCGCCACGATCAAGGGTCAGCCGATCCAGGCGCGCGCGGCCTTCTTCACCGAGCGCTTCAGCCACTTCTTCGTCAATGACCGCAAGAACCCTTATACGACGCCGAAGGGCGAGCCTTTCCTGTGGATCCGCGGCCGCCAGGGCGGCGGGCGCCTGCACAGTTTCGGCCGCGTGCTGTTGCGCTGGACGGACGATGATTTCAAGATCCGGTCGCGCACCGGCAAGGGTGTGGACTGGCCGGTCTCCTATGACGCACTCACGCCTTTCTACGACGAGGCGGAGGCCTATCTTGGGCTCTACGGCAACAAGGATGATGTAGCGACCCTGCCGGACGGCGTCTATGCCAAACCGGCCAGCCTGACGCCCGCCGAACAGATATTCAAGCAGGCGGTGGAAAGCCGCTGGCCGGAGAGGTATGTCGTCTCCTGGCGCTACATCGCGCCGGATGCCGAGCGCATGCCACGCCCGCTCAGGGACGCCAAGGCGACCGGCAGGCTGACGGTCCGCTACGACGCCGTCGTTCGCCGCATTACCACCGACGAGAAAACCGGCCGCGCCACCGGCGCCGAATTCATCGATCGCAATACGGGAGAAGTATCGACGGCGCGTGCCGCGACGGTGGTTCTTTCCGCCTCGCCGATCGAGAGCGTGCGGCTGCTGCTGAATTCGGCTTCGGCAAGACATCCTGACGGGCTCGGCAACAGCTCGGGCGTCCTCGGCCGCTATTTCATGGATCAGCTTCCCTGCCTCGCCTTCGGTTCCTTTTCGAAGGCGAAGGGCTGGGCGCCCGACGAATCCGCTCCGACCGACCCGTTCTACAATCCGTCGGGCGGGATCTTCATACCCCGCTTCGGCGAGGGCGACGCCGCCCGCGGCGATTTCGACTACCAGGGCAGCGTCGGCCGGGCGCCGGTCTCCGGCGACGCCGATGCGCGTCTCGCCTTCTTCGGCTTCGGCCGCATGCTGCCCTATGCCGACAATCGCATCACGCTCGATGTCAGGCGCAAGGACGCCTGGAACATTCCCGTGCCGCATATCCGCTGCGCCATGCAGGCCGAGGAGCAGGCGCTGCTTCGCCGGCAGGAGGAGACGCTGATCGCCATGATCAGGGACGTCGGCGGTGAGCTCGAATTCATCGGTTCGCCCACCGGCCTCAAGGAGATGGGCAAGGGCGCCTTCCCCGATGCCGATGCCTTCAGCCGCTTCATGTTCCGCACATGGTTCCGCAAGACGATGTGCATGGGCGCGGCAATCCATGAAACCGGCGGGGCGCGCATGGGCGAAAGCCCGGAGGCTTCGGTGCTCAATCCCTATAATCAAGTCTGGGACGCCCCGAACCTCGTCGTCACCGACGCCAGCGCCTTCCCCGGAAGCGGCATCGCCGGCACGACGCTCACCGTCATGGCCTTGACGATCCGCGCCTGCCGAAACCTGGTGGACCGATACCGGGCGGGGCAGCTTTAG
- a CDS encoding ABC transporter substrate-binding protein, translating to MKTMMKLFLAGVAFAGLFAAAQAEDKPTIEMMSSWTSGGEAAALNVIKTEFEKRGGVWKDSSIAGFGAADAAFQNRIVAGDAPGAKQGVIGLAAADFVGQGLFNPIDDVAAAGKWADALPKSIHDLISYDGKVYLAPTGAHGESWVFYSKEAFGKAGIAEEPKSWDEFFADLDKLKAAGIVPVAWGGQPWQQTKVFNMILLSQVGTDGFLKIYVDKDKSEASVEGVKKTLEILGKLRGYVDAGAAGRNWNDATAMLITAKAGVQFMGDWAKGEFTVAGKEPGKDYGCMIAPESKGMVYIADSLWFPKTNNAATDKAQKLLAEVVMDPAVQVEFALKKGAIPMRSDVDKSKLDVCAKKGAELMAAGAIVPDQAIVLTPQQVGALDDFVDEYWSGGSNDAASAAENFFAVFE from the coding sequence ATGAAAACCATGATGAAGCTTTTTCTTGCCGGCGTGGCATTCGCCGGCCTCTTCGCCGCCGCGCAGGCCGAGGACAAGCCGACGATCGAGATGATGTCGTCCTGGACCTCGGGCGGCGAGGCAGCCGCTCTCAATGTCATCAAGACCGAGTTCGAAAAGCGTGGCGGTGTCTGGAAGGATTCCTCCATCGCCGGCTTCGGCGCGGCCGATGCCGCCTTCCAGAACCGTATCGTCGCCGGCGATGCGCCTGGCGCCAAACAGGGTGTCATCGGCCTCGCCGCCGCGGATTTCGTCGGCCAGGGTCTGTTCAACCCGATCGACGACGTCGCGGCCGCCGGCAAATGGGCCGATGCTCTGCCGAAATCGATCCATGATCTCATCTCCTATGACGGCAAGGTCTATCTTGCGCCGACCGGCGCCCATGGCGAAAGCTGGGTCTTCTATTCCAAGGAAGCCTTCGGGAAGGCCGGCATTGCAGAGGAGCCCAAGAGCTGGGACGAATTTTTCGCCGATCTCGACAAGCTGAAGGCCGCCGGCATCGTTCCGGTCGCCTGGGGCGGTCAGCCCTGGCAGCAGACCAAGGTCTTCAACATGATCCTGCTCTCGCAGGTCGGGACCGACGGTTTCCTGAAGATCTATGTCGACAAGGACAAGAGCGAGGCCTCGGTCGAGGGCGTCAAGAAGACCCTCGAAATCCTCGGCAAGCTGCGCGGCTATGTCGATGCGGGGGCGGCCGGCCGCAACTGGAACGACGCGACCGCCATGCTGATCACCGCCAAAGCCGGCGTGCAGTTCATGGGCGACTGGGCCAAGGGCGAATTCACCGTCGCCGGCAAGGAACCGGGCAAGGATTATGGCTGCATGATCGCGCCGGAATCCAAGGGCATGGTCTATATCGCCGACTCCCTGTGGTTCCCCAAGACCAACAATGCGGCGACCGACAAGGCGCAGAAACTTCTCGCTGAAGTCGTCATGGATCCGGCCGTCCAGGTCGAATTCGCCCTCAAGAAGGGCGCGATTCCGATGCGCTCCGACGTCGACAAGTCGAAGCTGGATGTCTGCGCGAAGAAGGGTGCCGAGCTGATGGCCGCCGGCGCCATCGTGCCGGACCAGGCGATCGTGCTCACCCCGCAGCAGGTCGGGGCGCTCGACGATTTCGTCGACGAATATTGGAGCGGCGGATCGAACGATGCGGCCTCTGCGGCTGAGAATTTCTTCGCCGTCTTCGAATAG
- a CDS encoding aldo/keto reductase family oxidoreductase, with the protein MSIIDQSGIFKLGDRSVKRLGYGAMQLAGPGVFGPPRDHGAALAVLREAVASGVNHIDTSDFYGPHVTNRIIREALHPYRDDLVIVTKIGARRGTDGSWIPAFSREELTAAVHDNLRNLGLDVLDVVNLRIMFDVHGPAEGSIEAPVTVLADLQRQGLVRHVGLSNATSKQIAEGRGITEIACVQNQYNLAHRADDRLIDALAREGTAYVPFFPLGGFSPLQSSTLSDVAARLDATPMQVALAWLLRRAPNILLIPGTSSVGHLRENLAAAGLVLPDEAIDELDQIGSIAA; encoded by the coding sequence ATGTCCATCATCGATCAGTCCGGAATCTTCAAACTCGGTGACCGCAGCGTGAAGCGGCTCGGCTACGGCGCCATGCAGCTTGCCGGGCCCGGCGTGTTCGGCCCGCCCAGGGATCACGGCGCGGCCTTGGCCGTGCTGCGCGAGGCGGTTGCATCAGGCGTAAACCACATCGACACCAGCGATTTCTACGGCCCGCACGTCACCAACCGGATCATCCGCGAAGCGCTCCATCCCTATCGCGACGATCTCGTCATCGTCACCAAGATCGGCGCGCGGCGCGGCACGGACGGATCCTGGATTCCGGCTTTCTCGCGCGAAGAGCTGACGGCGGCCGTGCACGACAATCTTCGTAATCTGGGCCTGGACGTGCTTGACGTCGTCAACCTCAGAATCATGTTCGACGTTCATGGCCCTGCCGAAGGGTCGATTGAAGCACCCGTGACGGTGCTGGCCGACCTCCAGCGGCAGGGACTGGTCCGTCATGTGGGCTTAAGCAACGCCACATCGAAGCAGATTGCCGAAGGGCGCGGAATCACCGAGATCGCCTGCGTGCAGAACCAATATAATCTCGCACATCGGGCCGACGATCGCCTGATCGACGCACTCGCTCGCGAGGGCACCGCTTATGTGCCCTTTTTCCCGCTCGGCGGCTTCAGCCCGCTGCAGTCCTCCACCCTGTCCGATGTCGCCGCACGCCTCGATGCGACGCCCATGCAGGTCGCGCTCGCCTGGCTGCTGCGCCGCGCACCGAATATCCTGCTGATCCCCGGCACCTCGTCCGTCGGCCATCTCAGGGAGAACCTCGCCGCCGCCGGGCTTGTTCTGCCGGATGAGGCTATCGACGAACTCGACCAAATCGGGAGCATCGCCGCCTAA
- a CDS encoding type II toxin-antitoxin system RelE/ParE family toxin: protein MPQVIFSPAAIRDLKRLREFLRPKNPSVAKRAGETILKGVSLLGTHPHMGRLIENLPEQYREWLIDFGESGYVARYRVDGDILTILAVRHQKEAGF, encoded by the coding sequence ATGCCGCAAGTAATCTTCTCTCCGGCCGCAATCCGCGACCTCAAGCGGCTGCGGGAGTTCCTGCGGCCGAAAAACCCGTCGGTCGCCAAGCGGGCAGGCGAAACCATTCTCAAAGGCGTGAGCCTCCTCGGCACGCATCCCCATATGGGACGCCTCATCGAAAACTTGCCCGAGCAATATCGGGAATGGCTCATCGATTTCGGAGAGAGCGGATACGTCGCGCGTTATCGTGTGGATGGCGACATTTTGACGATCCTCGCCGTGCGGCACCAGAAGGAAGCAGGGTTCTGA
- a CDS encoding ABC transporter ATP-binding protein: MQSAVTVKDLKIAYGHHTVIEKMSIDIAPQEFLVLLGPSGCGKSTLLNAIAGLQDIVAGEIWISGKNVSWEEPKDRGIGMVFQSYALYPRMSVRKNLSFGLRVAGLPKGEIEARVARTAALLHLDTLLDRRPAELSGGQRQRVAIGRALVREVDVFLFDEPLSNLDAKLRNELRVEIKKLHQRLGNTMIYVTHDQVEALTLADRIAIMRDGVIQQLASPAEIYRRPANLFVAGFIGAPAMNFIEGRIERGGASPVFRSKGLAVDLSGYSFGLATAEGPATLGFRPEHLVLDGTASGLPTIPGRVSVVEPMGSDAVVWFDWADQSLSLRLMGDVSLLPGDALAPGLDIAKASLFGADGSRL, translated from the coding sequence ATGCAATCCGCCGTCACCGTCAAGGATCTGAAGATCGCCTATGGCCACCATACGGTGATCGAAAAAATGTCGATCGATATTGCCCCGCAGGAGTTCCTGGTGCTGCTCGGCCCTTCCGGCTGCGGCAAGTCCACTCTGCTGAACGCCATTGCCGGGCTGCAGGACATCGTTGCCGGCGAGATCTGGATCTCGGGCAAGAACGTCAGCTGGGAGGAGCCGAAAGATCGCGGCATCGGCATGGTCTTCCAGTCCTATGCGCTCTACCCGCGCATGTCGGTGCGCAAGAACCTCTCCTTCGGACTTCGTGTCGCCGGCCTGCCGAAGGGCGAGATCGAAGCGCGTGTCGCCCGCACGGCCGCCCTCCTCCATCTCGACACGCTGCTCGACCGGCGCCCGGCCGAACTGTCCGGCGGCCAGCGCCAGCGTGTCGCCATCGGCCGGGCGCTGGTGCGCGAAGTCGATGTCTTCCTCTTCGACGAACCGTTGTCGAACCTCGACGCCAAGCTGCGCAACGAATTGCGCGTCGAGATCAAGAAGCTGCATCAGCGCCTCGGCAACACCATGATCTATGTGACCCATGATCAGGTCGAGGCCCTGACGCTTGCCGACCGCATCGCCATCATGCGCGACGGCGTCATCCAGCAGCTTGCCTCGCCGGCCGAGATCTATCGCCGCCCGGCCAATCTCTTCGTTGCCGGCTTCATCGGCGCGCCGGCAATGAATTTCATCGAAGGCCGGATCGAGCGCGGCGGCGCCTCGCCGGTCTTCCGGAGCAAGGGGCTCGCCGTCGATCTTTCCGGCTATTCCTTCGGCCTTGCCACGGCGGAGGGACCGGCAACGCTCGGCTTTCGCCCGGAGCATCTGGTGCTCGACGGGACGGCAAGCGGCCTGCCCACCATTCCCGGCCGCGTTTCCGTCGTCGAGCCGATGGGGTCGGATGCCGTCGTCTGGTTCGACTGGGCCGATCAAAGCCTCTCGCTGAGGTTGATGGGCGACGTGAGCCTGCTACCCGGTGACGCCCTGGCTCCCGGGCTCGATATCGCCAAGGCGTCGCTCTTCGGCGCCGACGGATCGCGGCTCTGA